Sequence from the Fictibacillus arsenicus genome:
CCATGTGCTGAATGCGATGCCCTCTAAATCCATAGGCACTTCGATAATGATCCTGATTTCCAACGATGTTCACGGATAGAGAAATCTGTGCCGTATTAACAAAGTCGGCTAACAGTCCGTCTTGAAGTGCGTTGCGGAAATCTCCTTCAGCTATACCTCTCAATACATGCGCTGAACCATCGTAGGCGTATAAGGCGTTTGATAAACCATCAATGTTATATGAACTAAGAGTAAGAGATACCCTGTAAGGAAGCTGCTGAAGACCTTGATCAAGATCATTTCGGTAGGAACTCGCAGAAATGGTTTCAAAAAATAGTGCAGACAATGTGTTCAGGCTGATCGGCTTCAAGACGAAATCCAGGCCAGGTGAGTAGCGGCTACCGCATGCATTTGAGAACTTGTAAGATAACCGATCTACAGAAGGAAGCCTGATAACCGGGTTTCCTCGTTCTTCATGCTGGGTCTTTTTTATTGTGATTGGAGAAGCAAAAGAATCCATCATGCATGCTTCATTCATCTTAAGCAGCATCGGGTATTCTCTTATTTCCTTCGACCGGACGTAATGCTGATGATGGAGCGGTTTCAGTTCAGAGCATAATTTTTCTGCCGATACCGGATCTTGCGCTTCATCACGAAACCAGGTCATTTTTTTATCAACAGAAAGAGGAACCACAGCATATACACTTTCTTCGTTTTTGTTGATTCCAATCATATGATTGATGGCACGGTCCAAAAAGTGATAATAGACGCCTGATTCAAAACCGAGCCGCCGCCCGACTTCAAGCAGCTGACCGATCACAAATCCAGCATCCAAACCATGAAGCCGGTAAGAGAAGTTATGATATTTGAAAAAGTTCTTCCAAAAGAAAGTTGAGATAAAAACAGCTCCAAAAGAAGAAGAGACGTCACAGCGGTTACCGAGTGCCTGCTTTACATAATCATCAAAATTACCTTCCCGCAAACAAACTAAACAGTGGTGCGCGACGTCATAATGATAGATTCCAGCAGCCACATCTTCAATTTTTAAATACAAGTAAAGTTCACTTGGATACAGCGCTCCGCCGGATGGGACAAAACGCCTGCATGCTGTCCATGAGTCCGTTTGGCCAGGAAAAGGGAACGACTCGCTGACTTGAGTAAGTCCAAAACTATACCAAAGAAAGTGGCCGATGTCTTTTAAAGTTGGTTTCGCCGTTTGTTCAAGTACTTCCGGAATATCTGAATCTAAATGTACAACAGGCAATCCACGATACAGTTTATAGGGAAGAGGCGCATCGTCCCAGTTCACCTCCCAGTCAGGGGGTGTTATCTTGTCAGTCTCGAAATGAAGTTTATACAAAAATTCATCGAGGTTCATAACGGTTCCCCCTTGGCT
This genomic interval carries:
- a CDS encoding SagB family peptide dehydrogenase — translated: MNLDEFLYKLHFETDKITPPDWEVNWDDAPLPYKLYRGLPVVHLDSDIPEVLEQTAKPTLKDIGHFLWYSFGLTQVSESFPFPGQTDSWTACRRFVPSGGALYPSELYLYLKIEDVAAGIYHYDVAHHCLVCLREGNFDDYVKQALGNRCDVSSSFGAVFISTFFWKNFFKYHNFSYRLHGLDAGFVIGQLLEVGRRLGFESGVYYHFLDRAINHMIGINKNEESVYAVVPLSVDKKMTWFRDEAQDPVSAEKLCSELKPLHHQHYVRSKEIREYPMLLKMNEACMMDSFASPITIKKTQHEERGNPVIRLPSVDRLSYKFSNACGSRYSPGLDFVLKPISLNTLSALFFETISASSYRNDLDQGLQQLPYRVSLTLSSYNIDGLSNALYAYDGSAHVLRGIAEGDFRNALQDGLLADFVNTAQISLSVNIVGNQDHYRSAYGFRGHRIQHMETGILSHSLLLAASALKLGGHPILGFNVPWYDELFQLNQRGRTSLLHIPIGHYRSNPRLQGSLHI